CTTCTTCTTTATAAAATAGAAACTCTTCGGGAGTAACAAAACGATCAACCGGCAAGTGCATTTTAGTTGGCTGCAAATACTGCCCGATTGTAAGTATCTGACATCCGTGCACAACAAGATCATTCATCAGCTCAATTACCTCCTCCTTATTTTCACCGATACCAACCATTATTCCGCTCTTTGTTCTCAATCCTTTATCTCTGAACCACCGAATCAGATCCAAGCTTCTTTGATATTTTGCCTGCGGTCGAACGGCGTGATACAATCTTTTTACAGTTTCGAGATTATGATTCAAAATATCAGGCGGATTTTGCATTATTATATTGAAAGATTCTTCAAATCCCCGAAAATCCGGTATTAATATTTCAATTGTGCAATCGGACTTGTCACGTCTAATAAGTTTGACAGTTTCACTAAAGATGGAAGCTCCACCATCCTTTAGTTCATCTCTGTCAACCGAAGTGATAACTACATGTCTTAGATTTAATTCAACGACAGATTCTGCGACACGTGCAGGCTCATTTAAATCAAGCTCGTTGGGAATTCCAACTTTGATATTACAAAAACCACAGCTTCTTGTACAAGTATCGCCAAGAATCATGAAGGTAGCAGTGCGGTTATTCCAACACTCTGCTATGTTCGGACACTTTGCTTCCTCGCAAACTGTATTGAGTTTATTTTTTCTCATCAAAGTGCGAACATCACTGTAATTATTTCCTGTCGGTAATTTCACTTTTAACCATTCGGGACGTTTCCCGAGCGGCTCTTTGTCAGCTTCCACTGCTTCCTTAAATGCTCTTTGATGTTGATTGATTATCATTAAAAACTTTCTGTCAGAAATAATATTTACAAATTTGCAGGATCAAAATTTTCAAGTGTATCTTTTATATATTTCAAGAACATACCGCCGAGCATTCCATCTATAATTCGATGATCGTGCGAGATAGTTAATGACATAATCGGTTTAATGGCTATTGTATCCATCCCATCTGCTTCGATAACTACAGGTCGTTTAATCACAGCCCCCACCCCAATAATAGCAACTTCAGGCTGATTGATAATCGGTGTTCCGAAAATAGTACCGAACACACCGTAATTAGTAATTGTAAAAGTGCCGCCGGAAATATCATCAGGAGTTAATTTTTTATTCCTCGATCTAAAAGCTAAATCGTTGATTGCTTTTGCAAGTCCAATTGTATTAAGATTTTCTGCGCCTTTAATGTTAGGAACAATCAATCCGTTCGGTTCAATTGCTACCGCAATGCCAAGATTCACAAATTTCTTTTTCAAAATATTTGTCCCGTCAATCGAGGAATTAACTAACGGATAAGCTGTCAAAGCTCTAACGCTGGCATTAGCAATGAAAGCCATGTAAGTTAGTTTTACCCCATCCCTTTTTTGATATTCATCTTTATTTTTTTGAATGAAATTATGAATTTTAGTCATATCAACTTCAAGCATAGCTGAAACGTGAACCGAAGTATCACGGCTTGAAACCATATGCTGCATAATTTTCTGCCGGATATTATCCATCGGGATTTTTTCAACACCATCACCAAACGATTGACTACTTACGGCTGGTACGAAGGAAGGGGCAGGCATTGCAGAGGGTTTGGGTAATTCTGTTTTTAACTCGTGAGCAACATGGTGTGACTCAGAGGTCTTTCGTGATTGAATAAAAGCAAGAATATCTTTCTTCGTGATTCTGCCTTCTTGTCCACTTCCTTTAATTCTTTTCAATTCAGCTTGAGAAACATTTTCTTTTGAAGCAATACTCAAAACAAGTGGCGATAGAAATCCTGTTTCTTCATTAATTTCTTCAGTAAGTTGAAAAGAATTTTGAAAGTTATCGTGCATTTGTAAAGGCTCAACAGTCTTCCGAGCACTCTGTTCCTGTACTGAAGTAGTGGCGGATTCAACAACCCTTGTACTTGATCCTACACTTGAACCTGAACTTGATCTTATACTCAGCCTTGCGACCACTGTACCAACAGAAACGGTTTCCTGTTCTTTCACCATTATTTCTGCAAGTATTCCCTCTTCGGGTGAAGGAATTTCAGTATCAACTTTATCTGTACTTATTTCAAAAATGACTTCATCTTTTTTTATTGGGTCACCAACTTTTTTATGCCACTTAATTACAGTTCCTTCCATAACCGACTCACCCATTTTAGGCATGGCTATATCAATAATAGAATTGGAAATTGTATTTTCAATTTTAGCTTCAGTTGGTTGTGATTTTTATCGAGGCGATTGAAGGTTCTTCAATTATCTTTTGTGATGATTTGGCAATTGATTCAGCTTCACTCTCAACACTCAAAATGGCAACAACAGTCCCGACCTCAACTGTTTCACCCTCCTTAACATTAATATTTGTTAAAATACCATCTGCCGAAGCAGGTATTTCAGTATCAACTTTATCTGTGCTAATTTCAAAAATTATTTCATCGCGTTTAACTTTGTCTCCAACTTTTTTATGCCATTTTATGATTGTGCCTTCACTGACACTTTCGCCCATCTTCGGCATTACAATTTCCATTTTATCCTCAATCAATAAATTAAAAATTTAATAAAC
Above is a window of Ignavibacteriales bacterium DNA encoding:
- the lipA gene encoding lipoyl synthase; translation: MIINQHQRAFKEAVEADKEPLGKRPEWLKVKLPTGNNYSDVRTLMRKNKLNTVCEEAKCPNIAECWNNRTATFMILGDTCTRSCGFCNIKVGIPNELDLNEPARVAESVVELNLRHVVITSVDRDELKDGGASIFSETVKLIRRDKSDCTIEILIPDFRGFEESFNIIMQNPPDILNHNLETVKRLYHAVRPQAKYQRSLDLIRWFRDKGLRTKSGIMVGIGENKEEVIELMNDLVVHGCQILTIGQYLQPTKMHLPVDRFVTPEEFLFYKEEGFKLGFKAVESAPLVRSSYHADKHARDEF
- a CDS encoding 2-oxo acid dehydrogenase subunit E2; its protein translation is MPKMGESVMEGTVIKWHKKVGDPIKKDEVIFEISTDKVDTEIPSPEEGILAEIMVKEQETVSVGTVVARLSIRSSSGSSVGSSTRVVESATTSVQEQSARKTVEPLQMHDNFQNSFQLTEEINEETGFLSPLVLSIASKENVSQAELKRIKGSGQEGRITKKDILAFIQSRKTSESHHVAHELKTELPKPSAMPAPSFVPAVSSQSFGDGVEKIPMDNIRQKIMQHMVSSRDTSVHVSAMLEVDMTKIHNFIQKNKDEYQKRDGVKLTYMAFIANASVRALTAYPLVNSSIDGTNILKKKFVNLGIAVAIEPNGLIVPNIKGAENLNTIGLAKAINDLAFRSRNKKLTPDDISGGTFTITNYGVFGTIFGTPIINQPEVAIIGVGAVIKRPVVIEADGMDTIAIKPIMSLTISHDHRIIDGMLGGMFLKYIKDTLENFDPANL